A stretch of Dyella sp. BiH032 DNA encodes these proteins:
- a CDS encoding VirB3 family type IV secretion system protein, with product MHKNALFRGCTRPPMFMGVPYVPFFIGAGSGLLLAMYTNMLYLLTIPPVIMIMRQMARRDEMIFRLLGLRLQVRLRMRNLQQHEGMWVFTPNSYREQSKSSK from the coding sequence ATGCATAAGAACGCATTGTTCCGCGGCTGCACCCGCCCGCCCATGTTCATGGGCGTGCCCTATGTGCCGTTCTTCATCGGCGCGGGCTCGGGTCTGCTGCTGGCGATGTATACCAACATGCTCTATCTGCTCACCATCCCGCCGGTGATCATGATCATGCGCCAGATGGCCCGGCGCGACGAAATGATCTTCCGGCTGCTGGGCCTGCGCCTGCAGGTCCGGCTGAGGATGCGCAATCTGCAGCAGCACGAAGGCATGTGGGTGTTCACGCCCAACAGCTACCGCGAACAGAGCAAATCAAGCAAGTGA
- a CDS encoding TrbC/VirB2 family protein, translating to MEPKLYDPNAATNTKNMLNGMIMACVIMAVMFLPSIALALPTGTDFTATGQKVCGFFDNIHNILNMASIAVVTVAVIFSGYQIAFAHKRIGDVAPIMIGGVLIGAAGQVAQMVIGDTGQTCQATTSIVVNFLQHYA from the coding sequence ATGGAACCGAAACTGTACGACCCCAACGCCGCGACCAACACCAAGAACATGCTCAACGGAATGATCATGGCCTGCGTGATCATGGCCGTGATGTTCCTGCCGAGCATTGCGCTCGCCCTGCCGACCGGCACGGACTTCACCGCTACCGGGCAGAAGGTCTGCGGTTTCTTCGACAACATCCACAACATCCTCAACATGGCGTCCATCGCCGTGGTGACCGTCGCAGTGATCTTCTCCGGCTACCAGATCGCCTTCGCCCACAAGCGCATCGGTGACGTGGCCCCGATCATGATCGGCGGCGTGCTGATCGGCGCGGCGGGCCAGGTGGCCCAGATGGTCATCGGCGATACCGGTCAGACCTGCCAGGCGACCACCAGCATCGTTGTGAATTTCCTGCAGCACTATGCATAA
- a CDS encoding transglycosylase SLT domain-containing protein, whose protein sequence is MLPGLEMMMGCPNLAVPAEVMQHVVNVESSHNPFAIGVVGGQLARQPQNLGEALATVRMLEEKGYNFSVGLAQVNRANLGKFGLDSYEKAFDLCSNLAVGSRILSDCYASSGNDWGKAFSCYYSGNFVTGYRDGYVQKIYDSINRSIRVAGNANVAPIPLLSANALASGRGTRSLPATVSNDGAYRVALRSVALDTVASALVTPVVAAMAGGGNNAQGMAASMPSPQDIAALQGQQVTPPAAQQPGVAMTQPMMGGNAAQAMAMPANGNPEIFVPQVHGPNDPPADAAPAGMTSNANAMAGSAQAAAGAVRPGYDRADLRQGGHDDAFVF, encoded by the coding sequence ATGCTGCCCGGCCTCGAGATGATGATGGGTTGCCCCAACCTCGCCGTCCCGGCGGAGGTGATGCAGCACGTGGTCAACGTCGAATCCAGCCACAACCCGTTCGCCATCGGCGTGGTGGGCGGCCAGCTGGCGAGGCAGCCGCAGAATCTCGGCGAAGCGCTGGCCACCGTGCGCATGCTCGAGGAGAAGGGCTACAACTTCTCGGTCGGCCTCGCGCAGGTCAATCGGGCCAACCTCGGCAAGTTCGGCCTGGACTCCTACGAAAAAGCTTTCGACCTCTGCAGCAACCTCGCCGTCGGCTCGCGCATCCTTTCCGATTGCTATGCCAGCTCCGGCAACGATTGGGGTAAGGCCTTCAGCTGCTACTACTCCGGCAACTTCGTGACCGGATACCGCGACGGCTACGTGCAGAAGATCTACGACTCGATCAACCGCAGTATCCGGGTCGCAGGAAATGCCAACGTGGCCCCCATTCCCCTGCTGAGCGCCAATGCCCTGGCTTCGGGTCGCGGCACCAGATCGCTGCCGGCCACGGTCTCGAACGACGGCGCCTACCGCGTCGCTCTCCGCAGCGTGGCGCTGGACACGGTGGCCAGCGCGCTGGTGACGCCCGTGGTCGCCGCCATGGCCGGCGGCGGCAACAACGCGCAGGGCATGGCCGCCTCCATGCCATCACCGCAGGACATCGCCGCGCTGCAGGGCCAGCAAGTCACGCCGCCTGCGGCACAACAGCCTGGCGTAGCCATGACGCAGCCCATGATGGGCGGCAATGCAGCCCAAGCCATGGCCATGCCCGCGAACGGCAACCCCGAGATCTTCGTGCCGCAAGTGCATGGGCCCAACGATCCGCCGGCGGACGCCGCGCCCGCGGGCATGACCTCGAATGCCAATGCGATGGCCGGATCTGCGCAGGCCGCCGCCGGCGCCGTTCGTCCGGGTTACGACCGCGCGGACCTGCGCCAGGGAGGGCACGACGATGCCTTCGTCTTCTGA
- the virB11 gene encoding P-type DNA transfer ATPase VirB11 produces MDDSAIAQVSNEFLDYQYEVLGIREYMASPEVTEICINQPGELYLESRGGWRRVEVPTLTFDRARQFCTAVVNESNTGQRITDVDPVVSLTFPTGQRAQFVIPPACDAGKISITIRLPSKHTKTLAQYQEDGFFDQILEDTRGISDVDRELLALRAERRYADFFRQAVLNKKNIVVAGATGSGKTTFMKSLVHHIPHEERLVTIEDARELFLDQPNVVHLLYSKGGQSTSNVTAKSCMEACLRMKPDRIILAELRGDESFYFIRNCASGHPGSITSCHAGSTEQTWDQLALMVKASTEGSGLEFSTIKRLLMLTIDIVVHIKAHAGRRYITGIDFNPARGLAAQAA; encoded by the coding sequence ATGGACGACTCAGCCATTGCCCAGGTCTCGAACGAATTCCTGGATTACCAGTACGAAGTGCTGGGTATCCGGGAATACATGGCCTCGCCGGAGGTCACCGAGATCTGCATCAACCAACCGGGCGAGCTGTACCTGGAAAGCCGTGGAGGCTGGCGTCGGGTGGAAGTGCCGACGCTGACCTTCGATCGCGCGCGCCAGTTCTGCACGGCGGTCGTCAATGAAAGCAATACCGGCCAGCGCATCACGGACGTGGACCCCGTGGTGTCGCTGACCTTTCCCACGGGCCAGCGCGCCCAGTTCGTCATCCCGCCGGCCTGCGACGCGGGCAAGATCTCCATCACTATCCGCTTGCCCTCCAAGCACACGAAGACGCTGGCCCAGTACCAGGAAGATGGCTTCTTCGACCAGATCCTGGAGGACACGCGGGGCATCAGCGACGTCGACCGCGAGCTGCTCGCGCTGCGCGCCGAACGCCGCTATGCGGACTTCTTCCGCCAGGCCGTACTGAACAAGAAGAACATCGTCGTCGCCGGCGCCACCGGCAGCGGCAAGACCACCTTCATGAAGTCACTGGTGCACCACATTCCGCATGAAGAGCGGCTGGTGACCATCGAGGACGCGCGCGAGCTGTTCCTCGACCAGCCCAATGTGGTGCATCTGCTCTATTCGAAAGGCGGACAGAGCACCAGCAACGTCACCGCCAAGAGCTGCATGGAAGCGTGCCTGCGCATGAAGCCGGACCGCATCATCCTGGCCGAGCTGCGCGGCGACGAATCGTTCTACTTCATCCGCAACTGCGCTTCGGGCCACCCCGGCTCGATCACCAGCTGCCACGCCGGCAGCACCGAACAGACCTGGGACCAGCTGGCCCTGATGGTGAAAGCCTCGACGGAAGGCTCGGGCCTGGAGTTTTCGACCATCAAGCGCCTGCTGATGCTCACCATCGACATCGTGGTGCACATCAAGGCGCACGCGGGCCGGCGCTACATCACCGGCATCGACTTCAACCCCGCCCGCGGCCTCGCCGCGCAAGCGGCCTGA
- a CDS encoding TrbI/VirB10 family protein → MSTNNPYQPGDGAERPNNPPHETQGGADPLASNPYSAQQRQAPAPDLDASAPQLQSSDIKRMNRRALGFLAGIIALVLVAAMWMLKGASSRNEAPPKAREETVSIPDAPKAPPPIPQQAKLPDPIPVMQNAPPLPPMPPPASRSGLAEGPRGPTLVERRMMTGDAAAQGVAAGPQAQPAGAQGMFNPFAAMQNQQPQPPRPYGSEPPLTDASNAQPLNNPDTLLLRGTFIRCVLQTRIVTDIQGFTSCVVTEPVYSFNGKRLLLPKGSKVLGSYAGMPTGDRVAVIWDRIVTPNGIDVNMSSPGVDNLGGAGHPGYYNAHWPSRIGAALLISLLSDAFKYEAAEHGPRQTTISNGVVTQTPFESNTAQTLQNLANQAVQRAANRPATVTINQGTVVSIYVAKDVDFSGVVARF, encoded by the coding sequence GTGAGCACGAACAACCCCTATCAGCCTGGTGACGGCGCCGAGCGCCCGAACAATCCGCCACACGAAACGCAGGGCGGCGCCGATCCGCTCGCCAGTAACCCCTACTCCGCGCAGCAGCGCCAGGCCCCGGCGCCGGACCTGGACGCCAGCGCGCCGCAGCTGCAGTCCAGCGACATCAAGCGCATGAATCGCCGCGCGCTGGGTTTCCTGGCAGGCATCATCGCGCTGGTCCTGGTTGCCGCCATGTGGATGCTCAAGGGTGCGTCCAGTCGCAACGAGGCGCCGCCGAAGGCCCGCGAGGAAACGGTCAGCATCCCGGATGCGCCCAAGGCGCCGCCGCCGATACCGCAGCAGGCCAAGCTGCCCGATCCGATCCCGGTGATGCAGAACGCACCGCCGCTGCCGCCGATGCCGCCGCCGGCTTCCCGCAGCGGCCTGGCGGAAGGCCCCCGCGGCCCGACGCTGGTCGAGCGCCGGATGATGACCGGCGATGCCGCCGCCCAGGGCGTGGCCGCCGGTCCGCAGGCCCAGCCGGCCGGCGCGCAGGGCATGTTCAATCCGTTCGCGGCCATGCAGAACCAGCAGCCGCAGCCGCCGCGCCCCTATGGCTCGGAGCCGCCGCTCACCGACGCATCCAACGCCCAGCCGCTGAACAACCCGGACACGCTGCTGCTGCGCGGCACTTTCATCCGCTGCGTGCTGCAGACGCGCATCGTCACCGATATCCAGGGTTTCACGTCCTGCGTGGTGACTGAGCCGGTGTATTCGTTCAACGGCAAGCGCCTGCTGCTGCCGAAGGGCTCGAAGGTGCTCGGCTCTTACGCGGGCATGCCGACGGGCGACCGCGTGGCCGTCATTTGGGATCGCATCGTCACGCCCAATGGCATCGACGTGAACATGTCCAGCCCAGGCGTGGACAACCTCGGCGGCGCAGGCCATCCGGGCTATTACAACGCCCACTGGCCCAGCCGCATCGGCGCCGCGCTGCTGATCAGCCTGCTCAGCGATGCCTTCAAGTACGAGGCGGCCGAACACGGTCCGCGCCAGACCACCATCAGCAATGGCGTGGTCACGCAGACACCGTTCGAGAGCAACACCGCGCAGACGTTGCAGAACCTGGCCAACCAGGCGGTGCAGCGCGCGGCGAACCGTCCGGCCACGGTCACCATCAACCAGGGCACCGTCGTGAGCATCTACGTCGCCAAGGACGTGGATTTCAGCGGCGTCGTGGCTCGTTTTTAA
- a CDS encoding TrbG/VirB9 family P-type conjugative transfer protein — translation MNPTKKLALVCIACVAAAATARPAGAQVVQQYEYQPDRIYQVRTGLGITTQIELSPNEKILDYSTGFSNGWDLTRRENVFYLKPKNVDVDTNMMIRTATHSYILELKVVATDWKALDQAKRAGVQYKIMFTYPADASFSKEAEKASETPELNTTLVKGRAYNFDYDFATRSKAAPWLIPVNVYDDGQFTYIKMSDMKQFPTGNFPAVFMREREHGEDATVNTTVEGNTIIVHGTYKYLVIRHGDNVVGLRRNAKK, via the coding sequence ATGAACCCAACGAAGAAACTAGCGCTGGTCTGCATCGCGTGCGTGGCGGCAGCCGCCACCGCGCGGCCCGCCGGCGCGCAGGTCGTGCAGCAGTACGAATACCAGCCTGACCGCATTTATCAGGTACGCACGGGCCTGGGCATCACCACGCAGATCGAGCTGAGCCCGAACGAGAAGATCCTCGATTACAGCACCGGCTTCAGCAATGGCTGGGACCTTACCCGCCGCGAGAACGTGTTCTACCTGAAGCCCAAGAACGTCGACGTGGACACCAACATGATGATCCGCACGGCGACCCACTCGTACATCCTCGAGCTGAAGGTCGTCGCCACCGACTGGAAGGCTCTGGATCAGGCCAAGCGGGCGGGCGTGCAGTACAAGATCATGTTCACCTACCCGGCCGACGCCAGCTTCTCGAAGGAAGCGGAGAAGGCGAGCGAAACGCCCGAACTCAACACCACGCTGGTCAAGGGCCGCGCCTACAACTTCGACTACGATTTCGCCACGCGCAGCAAGGCCGCGCCGTGGCTGATCCCCGTCAATGTGTATGACGACGGCCAGTTCACCTACATCAAGATGAGCGACATGAAGCAGTTCCCGACGGGCAACTTCCCGGCGGTCTTCATGCGCGAGCGCGAACATGGCGAGGACGCGACGGTGAACACCACCGTCGAAGGCAACACCATCATCGTCCACGGAACCTACAAGTACCTGGTCATCCGCCATGGCGACAACGTCGTGGGCCTGCGAAGGAACGCCAAAAAGTGA
- a CDS encoding type IV secretion system protein, producing MLKRTSSKKIDEAVSKSVNFEIAVSDLARKSERRAWMVAFVALVMSLILAGGYFYMLPLKEKVPYVVMADAYTGTASMARLTDDFVNRRISTSEAINRSNVAHFVLAREAYDVALFGRDWPTVWVMSSPQVAAAYRQLHSGANPTSPYKTYGKERAIRVKILSIVLTGAGPNQQPTGATVRFQRSIYEKQTGATRPLDSKLATIEFTYKPNLKMDEQDRIENPLGFQVTSYRVDNDYATAPPAEQEEPADAPAAAQPNFGDSPEGTVPGAPTPEAPTAGAPAAPEAQQTVTVSPRPAMIPEREEPRTTAPATPAPRNTANGVGRR from the coding sequence ATGCTGAAGCGAACCTCGAGCAAGAAGATCGACGAGGCGGTCAGCAAGTCCGTCAATTTCGAAATCGCCGTATCGGACCTCGCACGCAAGAGCGAGCGCCGCGCATGGATGGTGGCGTTCGTCGCCCTGGTGATGTCGCTGATCCTCGCGGGCGGCTACTTCTACATGCTGCCGCTGAAAGAGAAGGTGCCGTACGTGGTGATGGCCGACGCCTACACCGGCACCGCCTCGATGGCCAGGCTCACTGACGATTTCGTCAACCGGCGCATCTCCACCAGCGAGGCGATCAACCGGAGCAACGTCGCGCACTTCGTGCTGGCCCGCGAAGCCTATGATGTTGCCCTTTTCGGCCGCGACTGGCCGACCGTCTGGGTGATGTCGTCCCCGCAGGTGGCGGCCGCATATCGCCAGTTGCATTCCGGCGCGAATCCGACCAGCCCGTACAAGACCTACGGCAAGGAACGCGCGATCCGCGTGAAGATCCTCAGCATCGTGCTGACGGGCGCCGGTCCGAATCAGCAGCCGACCGGTGCCACCGTCCGCTTCCAGCGCAGCATCTACGAGAAGCAGACCGGCGCGACTCGTCCGCTGGACAGCAAGCTGGCCACCATCGAGTTCACCTACAAGCCGAACCTGAAGATGGACGAGCAGGACCGCATCGAGAATCCGCTCGGCTTCCAGGTGACCAGCTATCGCGTGGACAACGATTACGCCACGGCTCCGCCGGCGGAACAGGAAGAGCCCGCGGACGCGCCGGCGGCGGCCCAGCCGAACTTCGGTGATTCTCCCGAGGGGACCGTGCCGGGCGCCCCCACGCCCGAAGCGCCCACCGCAGGCGCGCCAGCCGCACCCGAAGCACAGCAAACCGTTACCGTCTCGCCGCGTCCGGCCATGATCCCCGAGCGCGAAGAACCCAGGACTACGGCACCGGCCACGCCGGCGCCCCGAAATACCGCCAATGGAGTGGGCCGTCGATGA